From one Mya arenaria isolate MELC-2E11 chromosome 4, ASM2691426v1 genomic stretch:
- the LOC128229683 gene encoding uncharacterized protein LOC128229683, translating to MVVETEKVLSGPETGVSVADNVKCTYSRRQTDKRATYQDGKEVVHDNGKPFEQQEMVDKFIQDVIEKARAEYKRQLKGDSKNGSKRRKEKNKDQPTKDKSSKNKSASSKGTKKKHHYKYSDPVDEKEILEYEQEETQLQWNPNFGEERKEKEEPRQESVYNRLADSLRSLFVCCLGKT from the exons ATGGTAGTGGAGACAGAGAAAGTGCTGAGCGGTCCGGAGACTGGCGTCAGTGTCGCAGATAACGTCAAGTGTACATACTCACGACGTCAGACGGATAAAAGGGCCACGTACCAGGATGGAAAGGAGGTGGTACATGATAATGGGAAACCGTTTGAGCAGCAAGAAATGGTGGACAAGTTTATTCAG GATGTGATCGAAAAAGCGAGAGCCGAATATAAACGTCAACTGAAGGGCGATTCAAAAAATGGTTCCAAACGGAGAAAAG aaaaaaataaggaCCAACCCACAAAG GATAAATCGTCGAAGAATAAATCTGCCAGCAGTAAGGGTACCAAGAAGAAACACCACTACAAATATTCGGACCCTGTAGATGAGAAGGAGATTTTAG AGTATGAACAGGAAGAGACGCAGTTGCAATGGAACCCGAATTTTGGAGAGGAACGAAAAGAGAAAGAAGAGCCCAGACAGGAGAGTGTCTACAACCGCCTTGCCGACTCTCTCCGCAGCCTCTTCGTGTGTTGCCTTGGGAAAACTTGA